The region GCCCTGGGGCTTGTCGCGGGCGTGCTGGTCGATGACGCGATCGTCGAGATCGAGAATATCGTCAGACACATGCGAATGGGCAAGACCGCCTATCAGGCGGCAATCGACGCGGCCGACGAGATCGGTCTCGCCGTTGTGGCGACGACCTTCTCGATCGTCGCCGTGTTCTTCCCCGTGGCGTTGATGCCCGGCGTATCCGGCCAGTTCTTCAAGAACTTCGGCCTGACCGTGGTCATCTCGGTCCTGTTCTCGCTGCTGGTTGCGCGCATGATCACGCCGATGATCGCGGCCTATTTCCTGCAGGCGCATGGCGAGGCCGAGCACGGCACCGGGCCGTGGATGGACAAGTACATGAAGGTGCTGGGCTGGTCGCTCGATACCTCGAAGGCGAGGGCCTACCGCGCCGAGCATCCGCGCCGCCGCTTCCGCGCGCGCCTGCGCGACCACCGGTTGTGGATGATGGGCATCGGGGTCGGTGCCTTCGTGCTGACCATCGTCATGTTCATGTCGATCCCGGCACAGTTCTTCCCCGACGCCGACAGCGATTCGAGCACGGTAACCATCGAGATGGTCCCGGGCACGACCCTGCAGCAGACCGAGCGCAAGGTGGGCGAGGTCGTCGCCCTGCTCGCCAAGCAGCCCGAGGTCGAATCGCAGCTGGCCTCGGTGCGCGAGGGACGCGGCAACATCTACGTCAACCTCCGGCCCGACCGTGAGCGGACGAGCCTGGTCTTCGAACGCGAACTGACCCCGCAACTGCAGTCGATCTCCGACATCCGGGCGAACTTCCAGGCCCAGGGGCCGAGCGGTCCGGGTGGTGGTTCGGGCCGACCGATCAGCATCATGCTGGCCGGGTCGGATCCCGAATTGCTTCAGAAGACTGCACAGACGCTGGTCGATCAGATGAGCACGCTGCCGCTTGTCGTGGCGCCGCGGATCAGCGCCGATCTGCGTCGGCCTGAAGTGATCATCAAGCCAAGGCTCGATCTTGCGGCAAGCCTCGGCGTGACGACGCAGACCCTCAGCCAGGTGATCCGCATCGCGACGCAGGGCGAAATCGACCAGAACAGCGCGAAGTTTTCGCTGTCCGATCGCCAGGTGCCAATCCGCGTGAAGCTGCCCGAAGCCTCGCGCCGCGACTTGTCGACGCTGGAAAATCTGCCGGTGCCGACTGCCTCCGGTGGCTCGGTTCCACTATCGCGCGTGGCCGAGATCGATTTCGGTTCGGGGCCGACGCAGATCCAGCGCTACAACCAGAGCCGCCGCGTCTTCGTTGGTGCGGACTTGCCGCCGGGCGTGGTCAAGGGTGATGCCATGAACGCCATCGCGAAGCTGCCGGTGATGAAGAACCTGCCGCAGGGCGTTTCCAACACGGCGGCGGGCGAAGACAAGTTCCAGGCCGAGCTGATGTACAACTTCGTCATCGCCGTCGCCTCGGGCATCCTGCTGGTGTTCTCGGTGCTGGTGCTGCTCTACCACCGCTTCATCTCGCCGCTGGTCAACATGGGCTCGCTGTTCCTGGCGCCGCTGGGCGGATTGCTGGCGATCTGGCTGATGGGGCAGGCCCTTTCTCTGCCCGTGTTCATCGGCATTCTCATGCTGTTCGGCATCGTGGCGAAGAACTCGATCCTGCTGATCGACTTCGCGATCGAGGAGATGGCGACTGGCCAGGAAAAGCTTGCTGCCATTACCGAGGCTGGGCACAAGCGCGCACAGCCGATCATCATGACCACCGTAGCCATGGTTGCGGGCATGATCCCGACTGCGGTCTCGGTTGGCGGCGATGGCGGATGGCGTGCGCCGATGGGCATCGTGGTGATCGGCGGGCTTACCCTGTCCACGGCCCTGACGCTGCTGATCGTGCCGGCAGGCTTCAGCCTCGCCGATGGCCTCGAAAAGCGTCTGGGTCCATGGCTTGCCCGCAAGGTACTCGGCCATGAACCTGCGCCGCAGCCGGCCCACGCCTCCAAGCCGGTCATACCCGCAACGCGGAACGAACCGCAGCACGAGGCATTTCCGGCGGAGTGACCGCCGAATTGCCACAGCCAGTCGAAGCCGCGCCTTCGATCTCCAGCGGACCCGTCCGCATCGGAAGAGGGCGCGTGATGCCGGTGGTGGCTGATCGTGCGCGCCGCATGCGCATCGTCGCCACCTGTCTGCTGGTGGCGATGGCGCTGATCTATATTGCAACGCGCCGGTATGAAGGGCTGCACCCGGCGATCGGCTTCATCCGGGCGTTTGCCGAGGCGGCGATGGTCGGCGGTCTGGCAGACTGGTTTGCGGTAACTGCACTGTTCCGGCATCCGCTGGGCCTACCGATTCCGCACACCGCGATCATTCCGGAAAACAAGGACCGCATCGCCGATACGATGGCGTCGTTCCTGCAAGCCAATTTCCTCACCCCCCAGGTGGTGGCGCGCCGCATGGGAGCGGTCAACGCCGCCGCCGCCGCCGGTGCGTTTCTTTCAGACCCGCGAACCGGGGAAAGCCGCCTG is a window of Novosphingobium sp. THN1 DNA encoding:
- a CDS encoding efflux RND transporter permease subunit, whose protein sequence is MNFQNISAWCIRNPVVPIVLFLGLTLAGLVSFMQMKVQDNPDIEFPVVIVQISQPGAAPTEIENQITQRVESAVRSIAGVDTLTSTASEGSSQTQVQFKIGQDINAAVNEVKNKVDQIRSDLPEGILEPQVFKVETSSNPIAYFAVAADDMTIEQLSWFIDDTIAKRLLTVPGMAEVSRSGGVNREIAVTLDPMKMTSLGVTASQVNAALRQVNINAAGGKTEVAGSRQSVRVLGNAKSAYELSQTEINLSGNRTVRLSDVADVSDSYSELTSIAKFNGKPVVTFSFSRARAESDVSVYDGALKEMEKIKQEQGGKIHFELLFTSVIQTKDQYRSSMNAMVEGAVLAVVVVFLFLRDWRATIVSALAIPLSSIPTFWVLDLMGFTLNQMSLLALGLVAGVLVDDAIVEIENIVRHMRMGKTAYQAAIDAADEIGLAVVATTFSIVAVFFPVALMPGVSGQFFKNFGLTVVISVLFSLLVARMITPMIAAYFLQAHGEAEHGTGPWMDKYMKVLGWSLDTSKARAYRAEHPRRRFRARLRDHRLWMMGIGVGAFVLTIVMFMSIPAQFFPDADSDSSTVTIEMVPGTTLQQTERKVGEVVALLAKQPEVESQLASVREGRGNIYVNLRPDRERTSLVFERELTPQLQSISDIRANFQAQGPSGPGGGSGRPISIMLAGSDPELLQKTAQTLVDQMSTLPLVVAPRISADLRRPEVIIKPRLDLAASLGVTTQTLSQVIRIATQGEIDQNSAKFSLSDRQVPIRVKLPEASRRDLSTLENLPVPTASGGSVPLSRVAEIDFGSGPTQIQRYNQSRRVFVGADLPPGVVKGDAMNAIAKLPVMKNLPQGVSNTAAGEDKFQAELMYNFVIAVASGILLVFSVLVLLYHRFISPLVNMGSLFLAPLGGLLAIWLMGQALSLPVFIGILMLFGIVAKNSILLIDFAIEEMATGQEKLAAITEAGHKRAQPIIMTTVAMVAGMIPTAVSVGGDGGWRAPMGIVVIGGLTLSTALTLLIVPAGFSLADGLEKRLGPWLARKVLGHEPAPQPAHASKPVIPATRNEPQHEAFPAE